One genomic window of Nevskiales bacterium includes the following:
- a CDS encoding MFS transporter gives MSNLYHGWWIVLAGFVCTLLAIGSTTYAFGLFVVPLSQEFGLTRADINSGFIFLLLGFALWAPLVGRLLDHLPARAVMSTGALLFAGGFALVSAAQSPWVMGLVILGPVSFGTVACGALAANAITARWFQARRGRAMGLLAVSTSVGGFTMPPLIALLMESFGWRLALLVQGLLAAGLMLLVVWLFVRDRPSDLGLAPDGGSEPALPPGADERRPGEQAWTFGALLRAPNFWLVGCGAGILLAADQALLASMIPYGTDAGLSLPQASLLMSCLTFSAILGKLVIGALADRVDKRLLFCAVAACNLAFLVVLLLEPNYAVLLLACSIIGLAIGGTYPLWMTLTADCFGARSFGTVMGSMNLVVMPFSIVSIRFIGEVYDHTGSYRIAFIAFMLTAVVSTLLVLAVRLPRKA, from the coding sequence CACGGCTGGTGGATCGTGCTGGCGGGCTTCGTCTGCACGCTGCTGGCGATTGGCAGCACGACCTATGCCTTCGGGCTGTTCGTGGTGCCGCTGTCGCAGGAGTTCGGCCTGACGCGGGCCGACATCAACAGTGGTTTCATCTTTCTGCTGCTCGGCTTCGCGCTGTGGGCGCCGCTGGTCGGGCGCCTGCTCGATCACCTGCCGGCGCGCGCGGTGATGAGCACCGGTGCGCTGCTGTTCGCCGGCGGTTTCGCGCTGGTGTCGGCGGCGCAATCGCCCTGGGTCATGGGCCTGGTGATTCTCGGGCCAGTGTCCTTCGGCACCGTGGCCTGCGGCGCGCTGGCGGCCAATGCCATCACCGCGCGCTGGTTCCAGGCCCGGCGCGGGCGCGCCATGGGGCTGCTCGCGGTGTCCACCTCGGTCGGCGGCTTCACCATGCCGCCGCTGATCGCACTGCTGATGGAAAGCTTCGGCTGGCGCCTGGCGCTGCTGGTGCAGGGCCTGCTGGCCGCCGGGTTGATGCTGCTGGTGGTGTGGCTGTTCGTGCGTGACCGCCCTTCCGACCTCGGGCTGGCGCCCGACGGCGGCAGCGAACCGGCGTTGCCGCCCGGCGCCGATGAGCGCCGGCCGGGCGAGCAGGCCTGGACCTTCGGCGCGCTCTTGCGCGCGCCCAATTTCTGGCTGGTGGGCTGCGGCGCCGGCATCCTGCTGGCGGCCGACCAGGCGCTGCTGGCCTCGATGATCCCCTACGGCACGGACGCGGGCCTGAGCCTGCCGCAGGCCTCGCTGCTGATGTCCTGCCTGACCTTCTCCGCGATCCTCGGCAAGCTGGTGATCGGCGCGCTGGCCGATCGGGTCGACAAGCGCCTGCTGTTCTGCGCGGTGGCGGCCTGCAACCTGGCCTTCCTGGTGGTGCTGCTGCTGGAGCCGAACTACGCCGTGCTGCTGCTGGCCTGCAGCATCATCGGCCTGGCCATCGGCGGCACCTACCCGCTGTGGATGACGCTGACCGCCGACTGCTTCGGCGCGCGTTCCTTCGGCACCGTCATGGGCAGCATGAACCTGGTGGTGATGCCGTTCTCAATCGTCTCGATCCGCTTCATCGGCGAGGTCTACGACCACACCGGCAGTTACCGGATCGCCTTCATTGCCTTCATGCTGACGGCGGTGGTGTCGACCCTGCTGGTGCTGGCGGTGCGCCTGCCGCGCAAGGCCTGA
- a CDS encoding helix-turn-helix transcriptional regulator — protein MPSSAKPATTAAKGRAAKTAVTPFGDVAKAFPLALLDQLLGAIYEGPVESPPWSTALQMLRDQLKAAHVTLMLRPPSPDSSGVMINTGPVTAQGVESYETHFFALDPFVRLREGEVVTAEELIGREWLQSAFYREYLKPLDIRHLLGADIYTKEGIECRLRVTRAHDAKPFGAEDRLLVRFLLPHLKRSIQLHAHLDFLECERQLFAGTVNRMLLGIISFDQAGNILETNQEAKRILAEKDGIWLSGNTLGVDSSQESRELQRMIKQALADAGSQAPGLVEAMSITRPSGRSKLGVLVKAIPPGQWSESKHRPAVAIFLRDPESNAAQPSQELVRRLFGLTRMEAQLALLLAEGYTLDEAAEKMNVRRNTARTHLRSIFCKTGVTRQTMLVRLLLNSVITLG, from the coding sequence ATGCCTTCGTCCGCGAAGCCAGCCACGACCGCTGCGAAGGGGCGGGCCGCCAAAACGGCCGTCACCCCGTTCGGCGACGTGGCCAAGGCCTTCCCGCTGGCCCTGCTCGACCAGCTGCTGGGGGCCATTTACGAGGGGCCGGTGGAATCGCCGCCCTGGTCCACCGCCCTGCAAATGCTGCGCGACCAGCTCAAGGCGGCCCATGTCACCCTGATGCTGCGCCCGCCCTCGCCCGACAGCTCCGGCGTCATGATCAACACCGGCCCGGTCACGGCCCAGGGCGTGGAATCCTACGAGACGCACTTCTTCGCGCTCGACCCCTTCGTGCGCCTGCGCGAGGGCGAGGTGGTCACCGCCGAGGAACTGATCGGCCGCGAGTGGCTGCAGTCCGCCTTCTACCGCGAGTACCTCAAGCCGCTCGACATCCGCCACCTGCTCGGCGCCGACATCTACACCAAAGAGGGCATCGAGTGCCGGCTGCGCGTGACGCGCGCCCACGATGCCAAGCCCTTCGGCGCCGAGGACCGGCTGCTGGTGCGCTTCCTGCTACCGCATCTCAAGCGCTCGATCCAACTGCACGCGCACCTGGATTTCCTCGAGTGCGAGCGCCAGCTGTTCGCCGGTACCGTCAACCGCATGCTGCTGGGCATCATCAGCTTCGACCAGGCCGGCAACATCCTGGAGACCAACCAGGAGGCCAAGCGCATCCTGGCCGAGAAGGACGGCATCTGGCTGTCCGGTAACACGCTGGGCGTGGATTCCAGCCAGGAAAGCCGCGAGCTGCAGCGCATGATCAAGCAGGCGTTGGCCGACGCCGGCAGTCAGGCCCCGGGGCTGGTGGAGGCCATGTCGATCACCCGGCCGTCCGGGCGCAGCAAGCTGGGCGTGCTGGTCAAGGCCATCCCGCCCGGCCAGTGGTCGGAAAGCAAGCACCGGCCGGCGGTGGCGATATTCCTGCGCGACCCGGAGTCGAATGCCGCGCAGCCCTCGCAGGAACTGGTGCGGCGGCTGTTCGGGCTGACGCGCATGGAGGCGCAGCTGGCGCTGCTGCTGGCTGAGGGCTATACCCTCGACGAGGCGGCGGAGAAGATGAACGTGCGCCGCAACACCGCCCGCACCCATCTGCGCTCGATCTTCTGCAAGACCGGCGTCACGCGCCAGACCATGCTGGTGCGGCTGCTGCTCAACAGCGTCATCACGCTGGGCTGA
- a CDS encoding steroid Delta-isomerase, producing the protein MKDGLQAYIDSFNRADAAGIADLYADDATVEDPVGSPVKHGKQAIAEFYQMAVQTGAKLKLAAPIRGSHGNAAAMAFDVELNMPAGRMVIRVIDVMTFNEEGKFTSMKAYWGPGDMVKAV; encoded by the coding sequence ATGAAAGACGGCCTGCAGGCCTACATCGACAGCTTCAACCGCGCCGATGCGGCCGGCATCGCCGATCTGTATGCCGACGACGCCACCGTCGAGGACCCGGTCGGCAGCCCGGTCAAGCACGGCAAGCAGGCGATCGCCGAGTTCTACCAGATGGCGGTGCAGACCGGCGCCAAGCTCAAGCTGGCTGCGCCGATCCGCGGCTCGCACGGCAATGCCGCCGCCATGGCCTTCGACGTGGAGCTCAACATGCCGGCCGGGCGCATGGTGATCCGCGTGATCGACGTGATGACCTTCAATGAGGAAGGCAAGTTCACCTCGATGAAGGCTTACTGGGGCCCCGGCGACATGGTGAAAGCTGTGTAG
- a CDS encoding nuclear transport factor 2 family protein, giving the protein MLTPEQISDRLELQQLVTDYANAIDAREFEKLDRIFTPDAHIDYTAMGGIAGPYPKIRAWLPEALKPFPAYLHFIGNLSFQVDGDAATGQVACINPITLPVLGTVYIALWYRDRYRRTPDGWRICERVEHCCHMPRWMRLAAKLQQRKKQGNPD; this is encoded by the coding sequence ATGCTCACACCCGAACAGATTTCCGACCGGCTCGAGCTGCAGCAGCTGGTCACCGACTATGCCAATGCCATTGACGCGCGCGAGTTCGAGAAGCTCGACCGCATTTTCACACCCGACGCGCACATCGACTACACCGCCATGGGCGGCATCGCCGGGCCTTACCCCAAAATCCGCGCCTGGTTGCCAGAGGCGCTCAAGCCCTTCCCGGCCTACCTGCACTTCATCGGCAACCTGTCGTTCCAGGTTGACGGTGACGCGGCTACGGGACAGGTGGCCTGCATCAACCCGATCACGCTACCCGTGCTGGGCACGGTGTATATCGCGCTCTGGTACCGCGACCGCTACCGGCGCACGCCGGACGGCTGGCGCATCTGCGAGCGGGTCGAGCACTGCTGCCACATGCCGCGCTGGATGCGGCTGGCGGCGAAGCTGCAGCAGCGGAAGAAACAGGGAAACCCTGATTAA
- a CDS encoding Rieske 2Fe-2S domain-containing protein, whose amino-acid sequence MSAVIKPKSGAGPGGNLIHRIEAEAPPTRYARGWHCLGLAQDYKDGKPHGLNIFGTRLVIFQGEDGQLHILDAWCPHMGADLAIGKVQGNSVVCKFHGWSWGGDGVCNHIPYAKRIPPKARVKSWPTCEENKMLFVWNDPEGNPPDPAQAIPRIAPVFQPDEWSDWSLVKWTIKNNCRELIDNIADMAHFTSVHGSENVVYFADIFEGHKATQVMVGMNSKLGGSEEYLTTIASYYGPAYQITHMFGSMGGYPVESILLNSHTPIDQNSFELRFGVMVKKFPGMSQEQCDTMVKQYVELTNKAFAEDVEIWHNKVRIDNPLLCDGDGPVYQNRQWYEQFYMDAAAIPAELKQRRVIEIDKGLQKKPELKHAFDNV is encoded by the coding sequence ATGTCTGCCGTCATCAAACCCAAATCCGGCGCCGGCCCCGGTGGCAACCTCATCCATCGGATCGAAGCCGAAGCCCCGCCCACCCGCTACGCGCGCGGCTGGCATTGCCTCGGCCTGGCGCAGGACTACAAGGACGGCAAACCGCACGGCCTGAACATCTTCGGCACCCGTCTGGTCATCTTCCAGGGCGAGGACGGGCAGCTGCACATCCTCGACGCCTGGTGCCCGCACATGGGCGCGGACCTCGCCATCGGCAAGGTGCAGGGCAACTCCGTGGTGTGCAAATTCCACGGCTGGAGCTGGGGCGGCGACGGCGTGTGCAACCACATCCCCTACGCCAAGCGCATCCCGCCCAAGGCGCGCGTCAAGTCCTGGCCGACGTGCGAAGAGAACAAGATGCTGTTCGTGTGGAACGACCCGGAAGGCAACCCGCCCGACCCGGCGCAGGCCATTCCGCGCATCGCGCCGGTGTTCCAACCCGACGAATGGTCGGACTGGTCGCTGGTCAAGTGGACCATCAAGAACAACTGCCGCGAGCTGATCGACAACATCGCCGACATGGCGCACTTCACCTCCGTGCACGGCTCGGAGAACGTGGTGTACTTCGCCGACATCTTCGAGGGCCACAAGGCCACCCAGGTCATGGTGGGCATGAACAGCAAGCTGGGCGGCAGCGAGGAGTACCTCACGACCATCGCCAGCTACTATGGCCCGGCCTACCAGATCACGCACATGTTCGGCTCGATGGGCGGCTATCCGGTCGAATCCATCCTGCTCAATTCGCACACGCCCATCGATCAAAACAGCTTCGAGCTGCGCTTCGGCGTGATGGTGAAGAAATTCCCCGGCATGAGCCAGGAACAGTGCGACACCATGGTCAAGCAGTACGTGGAGCTGACCAACAAGGCCTTTGCCGAGGACGTCGAGATCTGGCACAACAAGGTGCGCATCGACAATCCGCTGCTGTGCGACGGCGACGGCCCGGTGTACCAGAACCGCCAGTGGTACGAGCAGTTCTATATGGACGCGGCGGCCATCCCGGCTGAACTCAAGCAGCGCCGCGTGATCGAGATCGACAAGGGCCTGCAGAAGAAGCCCGAGCTGAAGCACGCCTTCGATAATGTCTGA
- a CDS encoding cellulase family glycosylhydrolase translates to MRSSVLLAALAAALFVCGCKPLGSSSSSGGSGGPGTGPGTTAPAQLRRDGRWLVDPQGRVVLIHGVNTVWKNPPYYPPASAEGFTAADAQWLYDHGFNGARIGTLWVGVTPHAPGEVDQNYLAAWDRVIQLMAAKQIWMLFDFHQDMMTPEFQGEGFPEWAVPPLKGPVNTILPPPMFGFPFNYFTPQVSELYDNLWAERGTVWDGFRDAWKAVAAKWKNQPYHMGYDLMNEPWAGQEFPACIFLYGIGCPSSDSNEIQPFFEHAIAGIREIDRNNIVWMESQLLAGGTGYPTGLGPVAGESQLGYSFHNYCPLNALFQAAQLGLITGSLPVDTCESFENNVMNQARTTAERMGAVELMTEFGASDDLALIRRVTAAADAHLIGWHYWHYKNWSDPTTQSQASGAQGMFTDDADLTTVKLDKLRLLERTYPQATAGIPLELSFNPDTAEFNYRYTPRAATAPTEIYVPVALHYPQGYTVQVTGATVQSAPNAPRLLLANNPGATEVTVSVTRP, encoded by the coding sequence ATGCGATCGAGTGTGTTGTTGGCTGCGCTGGCAGCCGCGCTTTTCGTGTGCGGCTGCAAGCCCCTGGGCAGCAGTTCTTCATCGGGCGGCAGCGGCGGGCCGGGAACGGGCCCGGGCACGACGGCGCCGGCCCAGCTGCGCCGCGACGGGCGCTGGCTGGTGGACCCGCAGGGCCGCGTGGTGCTGATCCATGGCGTCAACACGGTGTGGAAGAATCCGCCGTACTACCCGCCGGCGAGCGCGGAGGGTTTTACCGCGGCCGACGCGCAATGGCTGTACGACCACGGCTTCAACGGCGCGCGCATCGGCACGCTGTGGGTGGGGGTGACGCCGCACGCGCCGGGCGAAGTCGACCAGAACTATCTCGCGGCCTGGGACCGCGTCATCCAGCTCATGGCGGCGAAGCAGATCTGGATGCTGTTCGATTTCCACCAGGACATGATGACCCCCGAGTTCCAGGGCGAGGGCTTCCCGGAGTGGGCGGTGCCGCCGCTCAAGGGCCCGGTCAACACGATCCTGCCGCCGCCGATGTTCGGCTTCCCGTTCAACTATTTCACGCCGCAGGTCTCGGAGCTGTACGACAACCTGTGGGCCGAGCGTGGCACGGTGTGGGACGGTTTCCGCGACGCCTGGAAGGCGGTGGCGGCCAAGTGGAAAAACCAGCCCTACCACATGGGCTATGACCTGATGAACGAGCCCTGGGCCGGGCAGGAGTTCCCGGCCTGCATCTTCCTGTACGGCATCGGCTGCCCGTCGAGCGACAGCAACGAGATCCAGCCCTTCTTCGAGCATGCCATCGCCGGCATCCGTGAAATCGACCGGAACAACATCGTATGGATGGAATCGCAGCTGCTGGCCGGTGGCACCGGCTACCCGACCGGCCTCGGTCCGGTCGCGGGCGAGAGCCAGCTCGGCTACTCCTTTCACAACTACTGCCCGCTGAATGCGCTGTTCCAGGCCGCGCAGCTGGGCCTGATCACGGGTTCGCTGCCTGTGGACACCTGCGAGTCGTTCGAGAACAACGTCATGAACCAGGCGCGGACCACGGCCGAGCGCATGGGCGCGGTGGAGCTGATGACCGAGTTCGGCGCCTCCGACGACCTGGCGCTGATCCGGCGCGTGACCGCGGCCGCGGACGCGCATCTGATCGGCTGGCATTACTGGCACTACAAGAACTGGAGCGACCCCACCACGCAGTCGCAGGCCAGCGGCGCACAGGGCATGTTCACCGACGACGCCGACCTGACCACGGTGAAGCTGGACAAGCTCAGGCTGCTCGAGCGCACCTACCCGCAGGCCACGGCGGGTATTCCGCTCGAGCTGTCCTTCAACCCCGACACCGCGGAGTTCAACTACCGCTACACGCCGCGTGCGGCCACGGCGCCGACAGAGATCTAT